Genomic segment of Arachnia propionica:
GTGGTGATCCTGTAGGGGATCCGGCGCAGGCACTGGTCGAACACCAGCCTTCCCGACGTCCGCCGGCCTTCCCGACGGGAACGCCTGCCTTGTGGACAAACGCCAGCGCTACAGCGCAGGCACACGACCGCAAGGCAAGCGAACCGCGGGGAGCAGCGGCGAGAACGCCCGGGCGATCGCGAAACGTCCCGGCCCGGGATGCCGGGATCGCCGGTCGGCAAGTATGTTGGCTACGACTCCAATCGTTCCGGGACAGCCCGGCACACGACCACGAAGGATCGCCATGAAACCCGACCCCGCCGCCCTCTTCAAGGTGCAGAACCTGCTGCTCAAGATCGACAGCAACCTGCAGAAGGCCGACGAGAACACCTTCACCCTGCGTTACGGGTCGGCGCGGGCCTTCATCTGGGTCAACACCGAGGACGACGCCTCGTTCGTCACCATCGAGATCCCGGTTCTGAGGGACCTCAGGCTCACCCCCGACCTGCTGAAGTTCGTCGCCTTCGACAACTCCTACGCGCTCGGACACCTGTACCTCGAAGACCTCAACGGCTCCCTGGTCATGGAGTTCCGGCACACCCTGATGGTGAAGAACCTGACCGCGGAAACGCTGACCTGGGCCGCCATCGGCATGCTCAAGTCCGCCGACAGCGACGGCCCCGCTCTCAAGAAACGCTTCGGCGGTCAACTCTCCCACGAGGGGTGACCTCTGCGCCCCGGTCGACCAGACTTAGCGGTGAAACGGACAGGAGCCAACCATGCCAGCACCGCTCGACCTGAAAGCAGTCCTCGAAGAGCTGGAACGCACCGCCCCCGGGGCATCCCGGGTCCTGCTGCTCGCGGCCGCGACGCCCGGGAGACGGGTGGTCTGGCCCTGGGTCGAGGGCCTCGTCCCCGACCTCACCGACGACGCCCGGGCCGCGGTCCGCCACCTCCTCGAGGTCCGGGGGCTCGTCCGGGACGGGGCCGATCCTCCCGGGGCGACGGGGACGCTCGGTCAGGAGGTCGCCGAGGCCGCCGCCCCGCTGCTGACCGACGAGGACGCGACGATCGACCGCTACGTCATCGACCGCGCCGAGCAGGTCGCGGAGGATCAGGCGGGTTTCCCCGAGCCGTGGGAGGTCGACGCGCTGCTGGGCGTCCTGTCCCGGCCGCTGGGTTCGAACCCCGGTTTGGTGACGCAGATTCCCCAGTTCCTCCGGAGCGTCGCGCTGGCCGCCCCCGAGGACACGCGGCTCAGGACCATCCTGCTGGACGCCTGCGTCAAGCTGGCAGGCACCGGCACCCGGGCCGAGGCCGAGGCCAACGCCAGGCTGGCCGACGCCCTCCACACCACCGACCCGCCCACGGCCCTGACCCACTACCGGCGCGCCCTGGAGATCACCCGGGACCTCGCGGGACAGCACCCCGACGACCCGCAGCTCAAGCGGGACACCTCCGTCGCCCTGAACGACATCAGCAGGATGCTGCGCGACACCGATCCCACCCAGGCGCTCGCCCACTACCGGGAGTCCCTGGAGATCACCGAGTTCCTGGCGGAGCACTATCGCGACGACAGCGGACGGATCCGCCTGGACCTGTGCATCGCGCTGCGCAACGTAGCGGAGATGCTGACCCCCATCGATCCGGAGCAGGCCTTGGCCCTGTACCGGCGCTCCCTGGACGTGAACACGGAACTCACCGACGCCTGGCCCCACAATCTCTCGCTCCGGCACGGCCTGGCCTCGTCCCTCAACGACATCGCGACCCTGCTGTCCGGAACCGATCCCGAGCAGGCCCTCGGGTACTACCAGCGCGCGCTGGGGATCCTGCGGGAACTCGCCGCGGCGCAGCCCGGGAATCTCCAGGCCGCACACGACCTGGCCGCCGCTCTAAGCAACGTCACGATCCTGCTGGAGCACACCGACCCCGAGCAGGCGCTGTCGCTGTCCAAGGAATGCCTCGGTCTGCGACGGGCAGCCGTGGCAGCCCATCCCGGGAACATCCGGGCCGCTCGCGACCTCGCCATCGCCCTCGTCCAGCTCGGCGGGATCACCGCCCTCAGCGACCCCGTCCGGGCCGCCGAGCACTACCTGGAGGCCCTGGCCATCCAGCAGAGCATCGCGGAGGCCCTCCCGGGCAGTCTCCGGGCGTTGTGGGACCTGGGCACCACGTCGGCGCGCCTGGGCGAGCTGATATCGCCCGAGCATCCCGAGCACCGGGCGATGTGGCGCAGGGCCGCCACCAGTTTCCGCGACGCCCTGGCCATCCAGCCGGGGCACCCGGGCCTGGCCCGCCTGTCCCACCTGTCGGCCCGCAGCTACGCGGACTGCGATCCGGTCGACCGCGACGACTGGCTCGCCCACGCCGCGGCCCTGGCGCAACGCTTCGGTTTCGAGGAATGACGAGGAATGACCCGGGACCCTGTTGACACGGCTCCTAGGATGAAGCCGTGGAATTCATTGGAAAATTCACGTATCTGACGAACACAATTCTCTGTGCCGTGCTGATCGGGTACCTGACCAGCTACGTCATCACGCTGGGCTCCTATTACACCTACATGCTGAGAAATGGCAGGGTGAAGGAGCTCCAGGCAAGCTATGCGCCGTTCCGCACCGACTCGAACACGAAGGCTCTCTACCGAATCTGTTTCGCACTCCAGATGGTGTTCGCCGCAGTCTCGCTGCTGCTGAACCACTCCACCCATCCGCTGCCCGCGCAGGTCTACGCGCTGGCCATCCTCCCGATCTTCCTGACGATACACGTCGTCACGGGATTCGGGAAGGTCGAGGAGAAAATGGCGAGCGGAAAAGAGTTGACGGAACCAGAAATCGACCTCTACACGAAACTCAACCTGCCGCTGCACCTGGTCTATGCCGCATTGTATTTGATCGGCGCCACCTGGCTGGTCGCTGCGCTTTTCTAAAGATCAGATGAAACGGGTGCCGACCAAGGGTCGGCACCCGTTTTCCACTGTTTCCCGTCCGTCGTCAGGCGGTCCGGGCCGGGATCCCGGTCCTCGGGAGCCCCGGTTTCATCTTGCCGCCGCGGGGGTCGCTGGGCGACGGTGTCGGCGTACCGGATGAGGTTGGGGTGGGCGACGACGGCGGGGCCGACGGTTCGCCGTCCTGCCAGGCCGCGTTGAACAGGGCGCCGCGGTCCACGGCCACCCCGGCCTGCTTTCCGAGGGCCTTCGCGACGTTCTCAGGCAGCGGCCGGCCCGAAGCGACCGCGGGACCGCCGGGCTTCGGGTGGAAGTCGGAGGTCTTCCACGCCGTCGGATCCGCCGCTTCCCTCACGAAGAGCGGGTTCTCCTCGCGGGTGCCGCGCAGGTCCAGGCCGTTGGCCTCACGATCGGAAACCTTCACGTGTTCGTTGTTGGTGAACTCGGAGAGGGTTTCCGCATTGACGGATTCTTTCAACCTGTCCGGTCCCCAGTTCCACATCACGGTGGTGTTCGGCACCTCCGGTTGCGCGGGTGCCCGGTAGTAGGCGTTGTGGTCGATGCCCGCGACCATTTCGTTGGCGTAGAAAGCGCCGGAACCGTCGTCGTTCTTGCCGCCCACGACCTGAAGCGTCGCCGAATAGCGCCACTTGTCGTCGGCCAGCGCGCTGGACTGCTCGGAGGAGAGGATGTTGTTGAACACCTCGGTGCCGGTGGTGTCCCACGACAATCCGTGTTCGATGCTCCATTTCTCCTCGGCCGCGCAGCTGCCGTCCTCCTTGCGGGCGTTGCAGCCCTTGGAGCGCGAGTCCTCCCGGATCGCGATGCTGGTCAGCGCGTGCGAGATGGTGTTGTTCCAGATCTGGGTGTTGTCCGATCCGGAGACGTGAATGCCGATGCCCGCGCCCTCGATGATGTTGGAGGCGATCATGTTCTTGGAGGAGACCTCGTTGAAGATCGCCACCGGCACGTTGACGAAGTAGTTGCCGATCACCTGGGAGTTTATGACCCCCTCGTCGAACCAGACCCCGGCCCGCTGGTCATTCTTGTAGGTGTCGGGCTTGGAGACGTCGGTGCCGGCGTTCGAGTAGTCGACGGTGTTGTAGGCGTAGCGGATACCCTCCGAGTGCGTGATCTTGGTGTCGCCGATGGTGCAGTAGGCGCCGCAGGAGGTGGTGTTGAAGCCCGCCGTGTTGTTCGACGTCCACCGGTTCTTCTCGACGTTGACGTTGCTGGACCGGTTGATCCCGAACCCGACGGCCCCGTTGTTCTCGATGGTGTTCCCGCTGATCGTGGCCTCCTTGGCGTCGGTGATGGCCAGGGCGGTGGCGGCCGATGCGTAGCGGAAGGCCGAGTTCTCGATCTTGAGTCCCTGGCCGCCGGCCAGCACCATGGCGCCGCCGCTCAGGGTGCCGATCTGGGGGTCCTTGTAGTCCCAGGCCTGCACGGGCGCGTACTTCTCGACCGTGAGGTTCTTGAGGCTGACCTTGTCCGTCGTGACGGTGAGGGCCCGCGAGTGCTGGACCACCTCCACCTTGTGTTCGGCGGGATTGACGCCGATGACGTAGGAGGTTCCGGTGTGTGGTTTGACGTTGTAGCCGGCCCGGTTGTTCTTTGGATCCTTCAGGGTCACGGGGTCGGGGTCGTCGACGAAGAAGGTGGACGCGGTAACCTCGGCCCTCGTCGCCACCTGGGTCAGGGGCTGGCCGTCGACGAAAACCTGTTCGGGATGGGCCGCCATGCCCTCGACGGACGGGTCGGCGTTGGTGGTGCAGACGTCGCAGAACCGCACCATGTCGTTGGCGGTGGCCCAGGTGCCGTTGCCGGCGTCCTTCCACGTGTCGGGGCTCTTCGCACCCGAGATCACGGGCTTGGCCCCGGAGGCGGCGGTGATGGTGACCGATTTGGTGACCATCAGCTCACCCTCCTGGTAGACGCCCTCGGCGAGTTCGATCGTGTCGCCGTCGGAGGCCTTCGTCAGGGCAGTTGAAATCGTTTTGTAAGGACTGGTGGCAGAGCCGTCCCCAGAGTCGGAGCCGCTGCTGACCGAGACGTGGATCACGGTCCCCCCGTCCGCTGCCGCCTCGTTCTGCAATGGCACCGCGGCCCCCAGGGCCAGGACGGACATCATCGCAAGTACTCGACGCATGTGGTCGCCTCTCGTCTTCGAGTGTTGGACTACCCCGACCCTATCCCCCTCCCAGGCCACGGGTCACCCCCCGGCGGGCCCTGCCCGTCGCCGAACGTGTCGTTTCAGGATCGCGGCGATCTTCTTACCGTCGCTGCGGTACTACCGGTAGAGTATAACGCAACTTGTTGCGATTAGAGCAACTTGCTTTTAGGCTCGTTCCCATGGGTGTTGAGGAACGGGTGCGACAGTTGATCAAGGAAGCAGGCCTGACCCAAATGGAGTTCGGGGCCCGCGTCGGCATTGAGAAGACCAAGCTGTCCAAATCCCTCGCGGGCAGTAGGAGGTTTACGTCCTTGGAGCTGGCGCTCGTGGCGGAGCAGGGCGGCGTCACCGTCGACTGGCTACTGACGGGCGCCGAGGCCGGTTTCGCCGCGGCTGCACGTACTGGGGCGGACGGGGTCAGCGCCGGTGCCGCGCTCAGCCGCGCCCGGGAGCTGACGAACCTGCGCGACGCCCTGGAGGGTTTCGGTTTCCCCCAACAGATCCGCTTCGAGGCCGGGGACCTGAAGGGCAACCGCTGGGTCCTACAGGGCATCGGACTGGCCAAGCGGCTGCGCCGCAGCTTCCGCTCCCCTGTGGAGCAGGCGGCCAACTTGGCGGCGCTGATCGAGACGGACCTCGGCGTCGACGTGGCCATCCAGCCCCTCGGACAGCTCGACGGGCTCGCGGCGGCAACCGGTTCGGCCCGGCTGATCCTGGCCGCCACCTCCACCGTCCCCGCCCGTCAGCGGTTCACCCTGGCCCACGAGCTGGGGCACCTGGCGGCCAGCGACGACCAGCAGCTCCACACCGACGAGAACGTCTACACCCGTGGCGGGGAGGGCGAGATGCGGGCCAACGCGTTCGCCGCGGAGTTGCTGATGCCGGAGGCAGCCCTGGCGGATCGCGTCCACCGGGGCTCGCTCTGGTTCGAGGAGCTCGTCTGGGAACTGCAGGTCTCGCCAACCGCGCTGGCCCACCGGCTGGGGAACCTGAAGCTGATCGACGGGACCGAACGGAACCGGTTGCTGGCGGTGGAGATGGATCGCGTCATAGAGACCTTGGGCAGGCAGCAGGACTACGCCGCCCGCGTGGCCGAGGCCTCCCAACCCCGCATCCCGGCCCTCCTGCTGCGCGACCTGCTGGCCGCCCACCGTAAGGGGCACATCACGCTGCGGCCCGTGGCGGCGCTGATGGGAATGTCCACCAACGATCTGCGGGCACAACTGGCCAAGAGCGAAGGCGAGTGATCCATGGCACCGGTGGCCTGTCCCGACACCACCCGCCGCTTAGGGGCAGACCAACGCGACGAGCCGGCATGCATCTTGATGCAGATGACAGACGTTATGATGCATCCATGCGCACCACGATCACGTTGGACGAAGGACTGCTGCGTCGCGCCAAGGAACGGGCAGCCTCCCAAGGGAAGACTCTGAGCGACGTGATCTCTGACAGTCTGCAGGTCCTGCTCGCAGAGCAACCACAGCCACGCCACAAAATCACACTGCCGACCTTCGGCGGTAGCGGCTTCCAACCGGGCGTCGACCTTGAGGACAAGGAAGCCCTCGCGGTCCTCCTTGAGGATGGCGACCGTGCTGCTTGCTGATGTCAATCTCTTCATCTACGCGCACCGGCCCGAATCCCCTCGATTCGACGAGCACAAAACATGGCTCACTGACGCTTTGTCGGGAGACGAACCCTTCGGGATCTCCGAGCAGATCCTGTCCGGTTTCCTCAGGATTGTCACGAACCACCGGGTCTTTCGTGACCCGACGCCTCCCGACGTGGCACTGGACTTCTGCCAGACGGTGCTGACAGCCCCATCGGCGGTCCGCATCCGCCCCGGAAGAGAGCACTGGCGGATCTTCGAGAACCTCTGCCGAGAACTCGGGGCCCGGGGCAATGTCATTCCCGACGCATTTCTGGCGGCCATGGCCATCGAGGTCGGCGCCACCTTCATCACCACGG
This window contains:
- a CDS encoding type II toxin-antitoxin system VapC family toxin; this encodes MATVLLADVNLFIYAHRPESPRFDEHKTWLTDALSGDEPFGISEQILSGFLRIVTNHRVFRDPTPPDVALDFCQTVLTAPSAVRIRPGREHWRIFENLCRELGARGNVIPDAFLAAMAIEVGATFITTDAGFARFPGLRWRRPFDTNPGRR
- a CDS encoding DUF2191 domain-containing protein; this translates as MRTTITLDEGLLRRAKERAASQGKTLSDVISDSLQVLLAEQPQPRHKITLPTFGGSGFQPGVDLEDKEALAVLLEDGDRAAC
- a CDS encoding helix-turn-helix domain-containing protein — protein: MGVEERVRQLIKEAGLTQMEFGARVGIEKTKLSKSLAGSRRFTSLELALVAEQGGVTVDWLLTGAEAGFAAAARTGADGVSAGAALSRARELTNLRDALEGFGFPQQIRFEAGDLKGNRWVLQGIGLAKRLRRSFRSPVEQAANLAALIETDLGVDVAIQPLGQLDGLAAATGSARLILAATSTVPARQRFTLAHELGHLAASDDQQLHTDENVYTRGGEGEMRANAFAAELLMPEAALADRVHRGSLWFEELVWELQVSPTALAHRLGNLKLIDGTERNRLLAVEMDRVIETLGRQQDYAARVAEASQPRIPALLLRDLLAAHRKGHITLRPVAALMGMSTNDLRAQLAKSEGE
- a CDS encoding T3SS (YopN, CesT) and YbjN peptide-binding chaperone 1: MKPDPAALFKVQNLLLKIDSNLQKADENTFTLRYGSARAFIWVNTEDDASFVTIEIPVLRDLRLTPDLLKFVAFDNSYALGHLYLEDLNGSLVMEFRHTLMVKNLTAETLTWAAIGMLKSADSDGPALKKRFGGQLSHEG
- a CDS encoding tetratricopeptide repeat protein: MPAPLDLKAVLEELERTAPGASRVLLLAAATPGRRVVWPWVEGLVPDLTDDARAAVRHLLEVRGLVRDGADPPGATGTLGQEVAEAAAPLLTDEDATIDRYVIDRAEQVAEDQAGFPEPWEVDALLGVLSRPLGSNPGLVTQIPQFLRSVALAAPEDTRLRTILLDACVKLAGTGTRAEAEANARLADALHTTDPPTALTHYRRALEITRDLAGQHPDDPQLKRDTSVALNDISRMLRDTDPTQALAHYRESLEITEFLAEHYRDDSGRIRLDLCIALRNVAEMLTPIDPEQALALYRRSLDVNTELTDAWPHNLSLRHGLASSLNDIATLLSGTDPEQALGYYQRALGILRELAAAQPGNLQAAHDLAAALSNVTILLEHTDPEQALSLSKECLGLRRAAVAAHPGNIRAARDLAIALVQLGGITALSDPVRAAEHYLEALAIQQSIAEALPGSLRALWDLGTTSARLGELISPEHPEHRAMWRRAATSFRDALAIQPGHPGLARLSHLSARSYADCDPVDRDDWLAHAAALAQRFGFEE
- a CDS encoding right-handed parallel beta-helix repeat-containing protein, with product MRRVLAMMSVLALGAAVPLQNEAAADGGTVIHVSVSSGSDSGDGSATSPYKTISTALTKASDGDTIELAEGVYQEGELMVTKSVTITAASGAKPVISGAKSPDTWKDAGNGTWATANDMVRFCDVCTTNADPSVEGMAAHPEQVFVDGQPLTQVATRAEVTASTFFVDDPDPVTLKDPKNNRAGYNVKPHTGTSYVIGVNPAEHKVEVVQHSRALTVTTDKVSLKNLTVEKYAPVQAWDYKDPQIGTLSGGAMVLAGGQGLKIENSAFRYASAATALAITDAKEATISGNTIENNGAVGFGINRSSNVNVEKNRWTSNNTAGFNTTSCGAYCTIGDTKITHSEGIRYAYNTVDYSNAGTDVSKPDTYKNDQRAGVWFDEGVINSQVIGNYFVNVPVAIFNEVSSKNMIASNIIEGAGIGIHVSGSDNTQIWNNTISHALTSIAIREDSRSKGCNARKEDGSCAAEEKWSIEHGLSWDTTGTEVFNNILSSEQSSALADDKWRYSATLQVVGGKNDDGSGAFYANEMVAGIDHNAYYRAPAQPEVPNTTVMWNWGPDRLKESVNAETLSEFTNNEHVKVSDREANGLDLRGTREENPLFVREAADPTAWKTSDFHPKPGGPAVASGRPLPENVAKALGKQAGVAVDRGALFNAAWQDGEPSAPPSSPTPTSSGTPTPSPSDPRGGKMKPGLPRTGIPARTA